One window of the Triticum dicoccoides isolate Atlit2015 ecotype Zavitan chromosome 3B, WEW_v2.0, whole genome shotgun sequence genome contains the following:
- the LOC119274436 gene encoding peroxidase 12-like, with the protein MAARAAAAVAVVALVCAVQSSLSGAAVPGLSPGFYKTTCPRLEQIVNAQVTATFNNDQGVAPALLRILFHDCFTQGCDASVLIKGRGSEQIPGGPNGTLRRVALDLIDRIHREAQAACPRVVSCADVTVLATRDALFKAGGPRFNVDLGRLDSFAPAPDKVNDLPSPFDGADRHIQAFKARKLSTDDLVSLSGAHTFGVAHCGVIAPRGTPSMDPQLAEKLQKTCTKPTATTTQDLDVLTPHVFDNKYYLGLTQKKGMFLSDQSLIDHPLTKNLALTFSKNQTAFFIEFAKSMTKMTEMGVITSKLQGEVRADCAVAGKPPRIEAATAADQGFTADM; encoded by the exons ATGGCGGCCAGAGCAGCTGCGGCCGTGGCCGTCGTGGCCTTGGTCTGCGCAGTGCAGTCGTCCCTCTCAGGGGCAGCCGTCCCGGGCCTGTCCCCTGGCTTCTACAAGAcgacctgcccacggctggagcaaATCGTGAACGCCCAAGTGACGGCGACCTTCAACAATGACCAAGGTGTCGCTCCCGCCCTCCTGCGCATCCTCTTCCACGACTGCTTTACGCAG GGCTGCGACGCGTCGGTGCTCATCAAAGGCCGCGGCAGCGAGCAGATCCCCGGCGGACCCAACGGGACTCTCCGCCGCGTGGCTCTGGACCTCATCGATCGCATCCACCGCGAGGCCCAGGCTGCCTGCCCTCGGGTGGTCTCATGCGCCGACGTTACCGTGCTCGCTACCCGCGACGCGCTGTTCAAGGCCGGCGGTCCCCGTTTCAACGTCGACCTGGGCCGGCTTGACTCGTTCGCCCCGGCGCCAGATAAGGTTAACGACCTGCCCTCGCCCTTCGACGGCGCGGACAGGCACATCCAGGCCTTCAAGGCCCGCAAACTCAGCACCGATGACCTGGTTTCCCTCTCGGGCGCGCACACCTTCGGCGTGGCCCACTGCGGGGTCATTGCACCCCGGGGCACCCCGTCCATGGATCCCCAGCTCGCCGAGAAGCTACAGAAGACGTGCACCAAACCCACGGCAACAACCACGCAAGACCTCGACGTCCTCACGCCGCACGTCTTCGACAACAAGTACTACCTGGGCCTGACCCAGAAGAAGGGGATGTTCCTGTCCGACCAGTCGCTCATCGACCACCCGCTCACCAAGAACCTCGCCCTCACCTTCTCCAAAAACCAGACAGCCTTCTTCATCGAGTTCGCCAAGTCGATGACCAAGATGACCGAGATGGGTGTGATCACCAGCAAGCTGCAGGGCGAGGTCCGGGCCGACTGCGCCGTCGCAGGGAAGCCCCCCCGCATcgaggccgccaccgccgccgaccagGGGTTCACGGCCGACATGTAA